The DNA sequence ATATAAAAGATCAATTCACAATTGATAAATTTAATAAATTAGAAAAAGGAGAAGACTTAAATGGTTTAACTATTACTAATGATGGTAATTCATTTCCAGACAGCAAACTGCCTCTTGTTGTTTTATTTAAAAATGCAGCAGGTAAAAAAGGAGTTATCTATGTGAAATCAGTTCACAGAGTTGGTTCTAACCCTAGAATTGTTACGGATATTAAAATCCAAAAATAATTTAGTGTAAAAACTAAATTGAAGAAAAGCACTATGGTTTAATAGCGCTTTTTTTGTAAAACCTTTTGTCTGCGACAGAAAGTTCGTCATAAATACATACATTTGGTAATCAGTTATTTTAAATTATACGTATGACGCAATTAGAAGAACAAGCAACTCAGCAACTTTTCGAGAAAAACTTTATTACGGAAGAACAACACAACCAGATAAAAGAGTACCGAAGTTTGGGTGTTTTTTCGTTACATGCTGAATTAAAAGTATTTTTATACATATCAGTTTTGCTTTTTACATCTGGAATCGGAATCCTGATTTATAAAAATATTGATACTATTGGCCATATTGCGATTTTGACACTATTGTTGATTGCCATTGGTGTTTGTTTCTATTTTTGTTTTAAAAATTCAAAAGGATTCCAAAAATCCGAAACAAGTTTTGAAAACCCTGTTTTAGAATATTTGGTGCTCGCAGCCAATATACTGACGTGTATTTTTATTGGTTATTTACAATTTCAATACAAACCTTTCGGTACCTCTTATGGTTTGGCGACCCTGGTTCCCACAATTGTAAGTTTCTTTTGTGCTTATTATTTTGATAATAGAAGTGTTCTGACTATTGCCATTACAGGTTTGGCAGCTTATGTAGGGTTTTCTGTAACGCCGCAGGATTTGCTTACAAGCGATTTTTATTCCCACCAAGGATTAAGTTATTCTGCCATCGTATTAGGAGGTTTATTGATTTTATGGACGATTTATAGCTCCAGAATTCAATTAAAAACACATTTTAATTTGATCTATCTAACTTTTGCTTTGCATATGATTAGTATCGCTTTAATCAGTAATCTATTGGATGTTTTTGATTGGATTTGGTTCGTATTTGCCTTTGTACTTGGCGCATCTTGTTTTTATTTTTATAAAGTAAGTCATGAGGTTAAAGCGATTTCATTGTTTGTTTTTACGATTATCTATGCTTATATCGGAATCAATATAGTATTGTTCCGCTTTTTAGAACATATTGATTTTTCGGAGATTTGGGAAATATTTGTTTTAGCTATCCCGGCCTATTTCATTGGTTCAATAGTCTTGTTCATTAAATTAATTAAAAACTTCAATAAAGAAATTGCGTTATGATTGTACTGGACAAAAATAAATTAGACAATTCGGCTTTAACAGAAGAGGCAGAGGCATTAAAAAATGCAGGTTTTATTGGTAAAGAACAGTTCAATTTTATTAAAAAGGAACTTCTTGTACTTAACAGTCACAAAAATATTCTGGTACGTATTGGTTTCTTTTTATTGGGATCGTTTTTATATGCGTCGTTATGCGGAGCAGTTTCGCTTTTTGGACTTTCTGGTATAGACAGCTATTGGAAAGTTCTTCCGTTTGTTTTTGCTGCAATAGGTTTTGTAGGATCGGAACTTTTAGCCAAACAAGGCTATCATAATCACGGACTCGATGATGCCTTTATTTTAGGAACTCTTTTAAATACAGGTCTCGCAATTGGGGTTTTAAGTGAAGGGGAAAATGTACTATCGATTATGATTGCTGTTACTGTAGTTTCATTTATACTGTATTTACGTTATTTACATCTATTGTCGGCATTGGTTTTTTACTTGGCATTAACAGTAACATTGGGATATGCAATATTTGAATTTCTGGAATTCGGACAGGCTATTTTACCTTTTTTTATGCTATTGTATGGTGCAGGAACGTATTATTTTTGTAGAAAATTGCTTAAAGATTTAAGTGAACCCTTTTATTACTCAGGAATTGTTTTAATAAAGAGTATCAGTTTGATTCTTTTTTACCTTTCCGGAAATTATATGGTGGTAAGGGAGCTATCTGGAACACTCTCAGGAATTTATTATGATGTAAGCCCCGAAATACCGTTAGCATTTTTCTTTTGGATTTTTACATTCGCCGTTCCTGTCCTTTATTTGTTTTTCGCTTTAAAGAATAAAGACAGAATTATGCTGTGGATCAGTTTTATCGCCATTGCTTTTTCTTTTTACAGCTTTCGATTTTATCACTCGGTTTTACCAGTAGAGGTAGCGCTGACACTTGGAGGATTGCTTTTATTCGCAATAGCATTTTTCTCCATAAAGAAATTAAAAACTAAAGAAACAGGTTTGACTTTTAAACCGGATAGAATCTCCAACTCAAACGACTTTTTAAATGCAGAAGCCTTGATAATTGCTTCAACATTCGGAATGAAACCGGAAGTAAAACCAGCTGATTCTCCAATGGAATTTGGAGGAGGTGGCTTTAGTGGCGGGGGATCTGAGGGGAGTTTTTGATTTGGGTGAAACATGAAACGTGAAACATGAAACATGAAACATGAAAGATGAAATGTTTTTCAATAGATGATATAAAAAACAAAACCCTGAATTAGAGGAATTCAGGGTTTTGTTTTTGTCATTTCGAAGAATGAGAAATCACACTAGAAATTCACGCACAGTTTGCGGAATATTGGATGTGATTTCTCGACTTCGCTCGAAATGACAATTCATAAGATCTTTTTAGCGTTTCACATTTTACAAGAAAACATTTCACATTTTACAAAAGAGGTCCTTATACTTTCGTTTTCAAAGCCTCAGCATCAATATCGCTGTGAGAAACATTGTAAACCGCTTTTCCGTTTTTAATCAATAGCAATTGAGGAGATTCATGGTGTACGTTAAATTTGTTGGCAATTTCGTTAGATACGTCACGATGTTCGATTAAATCTAGGAAAAAGGCATCAACCGTTTCGTTTAAATCGTATTCTTTTTCAAATTGTTTTAAAGCCATTCTACTAATACTGCATCTCGTACTGTGCTTAAAAATTACGATAGGCTTAACATTTGAAATGTTAGCAATATCATCCAACTGTGTTAAATTTGTAAGAGGAATCCAGTTTATATTGCTTTTTTGTGAATCCGAATGGTCAGAATTTCCGAAGATAGAATTTAAAAAACCCATGTTTTGACTGTTTTTATGACTTTTTGACATTTAGTTCAAGTAAAACCTTGATTTTTAATGACTTTTTGTCGGTGTTTTTATTGTGGAATATAATTTGAATATTGAATTGCAAAGTTACTTATTACAAATATAAATCAATCATAAATCATACAAATATGAACATAAATAAGTTTACGACTAAATCTCAGGAAGCCATTCAGTTGTCGCAGCAGCTGGCTCAAAGATATGGTCAACAACAAATAGAAAACGAACACATCTTTAAGGCGATTTTTGAAGTGGATGAAAATGTGGCGCCTTTTATATTGAAAAAACTCAATGTAAATGTGCCTTTGTTTTTACAAATTTTAGATTCAACATTACAAAGCTTTCCAAAAGTTTCGGGAGGCGATATTATGCTTTCGCGAGACGCAAATAAAGCATTGAATGAAGCAGAAATTATTGCACAAAAAATGGACGATGAGTATGTTTCAATCGAGCATTTAATTTTGGCAATTTTTGATTCAAAAAGCAAAGTAGCACAGATTTTAAAAGATCAGGGTGTTACCGGAAAAGCTTTGAAAGCTACAATAGCGGAGCTTAGAAAAGGAGAAAGAGTAACTTCGGCTTCTGCTGAAGAGACCTATAATTCATTAAATAAATACGCTAAAAACCTGAATGAGTTAGCGCGTACCGGAAAGTTGGACCCTGTTATCGGGCGTGACGAAGAAATCCGACGTGTGTTACAGATTTTAACCCGCAGAACTAAAAATAACCCTATGTTGGTGGGAGAGCCGGGTGTTGGTAAAACGGCTATTGCTGAAGGTTTAGCGCACCGAATTGTGGATGGTGATGTACCTGAAAATCTAAAAGATAAAGTTGTTTTCTCTTTAGATATGGGAGCATTGATCGCCGGAGCCAAGTACAAAGGTGAATTTGAGGAAAGACTAAAATCGGTAGTAAAAGAAGTGACAGCGGCAGAAGGTGATATCGTTTTATTTATCGATGAAATTCACACACTTGTTGGCGCAGGTGGAGGTGAAGGGGCTATGGATGCGGCTAATATCTTAAAACCGGCTTTGGCCCGTGGAGAGTTAAGAGCGATCGGAGCCACAACTTTAGATGAATATCAGAAATATTTTGAAAAAGATAAAGCATTGGAACGTCGTTTTCAAAAGATCTTAATTGACGAACCGGATACAGAAAGTGCTATTTCGATTTTGCGTGGAATTAAAGAAAAATACGAAACGCATCATAAAGTTCAGATTAAAGATGAAGCTATTATTGCAGCGGTAGAACTATCACAACGTTATATCACAAATCGATTTTTACCGGACAAAGCCATTGATTTAATGGATGAGGCTGCGTCGAAATTGCGTATGGAAATCAATTCAAAACCAGAAGAATTAGATGTTTTGGATCGCAAAATCATGCAACTGGAAATTGAAATCGAAGCCATTAAGCGTGAAAAAGAAGAAAGTAAGCTCAAAATTTTAGGAATGGATCTGGCGAACCTAAAAGAAGAGCGAAATGAAATCTATACCAAATGGAAGTCTGAAAAAGATGTCGTTGACGGTGTTCAGGCTGTGAAATTAGAAATAGAAGATTTTAAACATGAAGCGGAACGTGCAGAACGTGAAGGGGATTATGGAAAAGTAGCTGAAATTCGTTACGGAAAAATCAAAGAAGCCCAGGAACGTCTGGATGTTTTATTGAAACAATTGCAGGAATACCAATCCGGTAATTCATTGATAAAAGAAGAGGTTACCCGTGAAGATATTGCTGAAGTTGTAGCAAAATGGACAGGAATTCCGGTAATGAAAATGCTTCAGACAGAAAGAGAAAAACTTTTGCATTTGGAGGATGAATTGCACAAACGCGTTGTAGGTCAGGAAGAAGCGATTGAAGCAGTAAGTGATGCTGTTCGCAGAAGCCGTGCAGGATTGCAGGATATGAAAAAACCGGTTGGTACATTCCTGTTGTTAGGGACAACGGGTGTTGGTAAGACGGAGTTGGCAAAAGCTTTGGCAGAATACCTTTTTGATGATGAAAATGCCATGACCCGTATTGATATGAGTGAATATCAGGAACGTCACAGCGTGAGTCGATTGGTTGGTGCGCCTCCTGGCTATGTTGGTTACGATGAAGGAGGGCAATTAACAGAAGCTGTTCGAAGAAAACCTTATTCTGTAATTCTACTGGATGAGATCGAAAAAGCCCATCCGGATACGTTTAATATTTTATTGCAGGTTTTAGATGAAGGCCGTTTGACGGATAATAAAGGTCGTCTGGCTGATTTTAAAAATACAATTATCATCATGACCTCCAATATGGGAAGTCAGATTATTCAGGAGAAATTTGATAATCTGAAAGGCGGTATTGAAGCTGCAACTGAAGCTGCAAAAGTGGAAGTTTTGGCTTTATTGAAACAAACCGTTCGTCCTGAATTTATAAATCGTATTGATGAAATCGTGTTGTTTACGCCTTTAACTATCGAAAATATTTCGAGAATTGTAAGCTTGCAACTTAAAAGTGTTACCAAAATGCTGGCGTTACAAGGTATCACTATGGATGCTACGCCGGAAGCGATTGCTTATCTGTCAGACAAAGGGTATGATACACAATTTGGAGCAAGACCGGTAAAACGAGTTATTCAGAGAGAAGTGTTAAATCAATTGTCGAAAGAAATTCTGGCAAACAATATAACAACCGATAGTATCATTTTGATTGATGCTTTCGATGGAAAATTGGTTTTTAGAAATCAAACGCATAAAGTCGATTAATTCTTTTAGTTAATTATTAATTGGGAAGACACCAGTCGCAAGACTGGTGTTTTTTTGTTTAAATAAATTGGAGAAACCGTAAATAATGAAACTTTATTGCAGGGTAGTATAACAGTATGTATTGTTTAATTTCTGAAATTTACTAAGAACATAAAACAATAAGATCATGAACAATATATTCAGAGGGTTAATTGCGGGTTATGGAGCTAAAAAATTAGGATGCGGGTGTTTTAGCACGGTATTTATTTTCATCATTCTATGGTTGCTTTTGGGACAGTGCAGTTAATTTTTTAGCAAAAGATTCGATAAAAAAGTAGTAGATTCGCAGAGGTAAAAAAACAAATAACGTAGCTTATATGAGGTTTTGTAAACCAATGAATTACGTAATTCTTAAAATAAATAAATTAATAAATGGCATCAGGTTTTTTCGTACTATTAGATGATATCGCAGCAATCATGGATGATGTTGCAGTAATGAGCAAGGTTGCAGCAAAAAAAACAGCAGGTATTTTGGGGGATGATTTAGCAGTTAATGCTGAAAAAGCTTCAGGGTTTGCCTCTTCAAGAGAACTTCCTGTTTTATGGGCAATCAGTAAAGGATCACTACTTAATAAAATTATTATTTTGCCAATCGCATTCTTGTTGAGCGCCTTTTTTCCTATTGCCATTATTGTGATTTTAGTACTTGGAGGACTTTTCCTTGCTTATGAAGGTGCTGAGAAAATATATGAGTTCTTTTTTCCTCACCAACACGCTTCGGAAGGAATCACAGAAGAAACCTTTACAGAAGAGGAAATTTTAGCACTTGAAAAAGACAAAATAAAGTCCGCTATTGTAACCGATTTTATTCTTTCGGTAGAGATTGTAATCATTGCATTGGGAACTGTAATTGGTCAGCCGATTTCATCACAGATTGCAGTAGTTTCAATAATTGCATTGATTGCGACTATTGGTGTTTATGGTATCGTTGCTATAATTGTCAGAATGGATGAAGTAGGTTTTAAAATGATCCAACACAGTAAAAAAGAAAAAAGTATATTAAAAACGATCGGTAATTTATTGGTTCAGGCACTTCCAAAAGTGATTAAGGCTTTAACTGTGATCGGAACAATTGCTTTGATTCTGGTAGCTGGAGGTTTATTCGTTCACAATATTGAGTTTTTCCATCATTTACTACCTCAATTTCCTTCGATTTTGAAAGAGTTTATCGTAGGACTTGTAGTTGGATTTATAGTTTTAGCGATTGTGAATCTTCTGAAAAAACTTTTTGGAAAGAAAGCGCATTAATAGAAACATTGTATTTTTTCAAATAAATAGAACATCAGTTGCAAAGCTGGTGTTTTTTTTATGTTTTTATTTTGAAGTTAATCCCTTTGTTTATAGGTGTTTGGTGTTTTGTTTTAATATTTTAACATTTAATCTAAGCAACCTTATTATTTATTCGCCCTCTTCATATTAAAATAACAAATAAATATTTTATATGAAAAATTTTAGATTTAAATCAGGTTTAGTAGCTTTGTTCTTGTTAATTGGATTGTCTTCATGTAGTAGTGATGATGATAAGAAAGAAGCAACACCAGATCCGGTAGTTGTTGTAACTAAAAATGCTTTTGCAACTAAATTGGAAGGTCCGGCAACTGGAAAAGTGAATGCAGAACTTAGCTATGATGTAACATTTATGCCAGAGACTGCTTGTGGAGAATTTAATAAATTTACAGAAGCTACAATTGGTGCCGATAAAGGGTTACAGGTTGAAGTAAAATATGCATCTCCTGTATGTGTACAAATAGTTCCGGATGCTAAGAAGGCAGTCTATAAATTTAAATCTGCTACAAAAGGAACTTTTAAAATTAAATTCAAAAAATCAGAAACTGAATTTATTGTACATGAAGTGGTAATTGATTAATACGCTTTTGGTAATTAGTAAAAATAGCTTGCCCTTAAATTTCATTCATTTAAACATCAATCTTAGGATTGGTGTTTTTTTTGTTTTAGAAGTAATGAGGTACGTAAAAGAGAATCAAATCCAAAATTTGTAGAATAGTAGAAAATTAGATGCGAAAATTTAGTCTGTTAAAAAAAAATATACGCCACGTTTGTCCTTTCGACGAAGGAGAAATCTCCGCAAGAAACTCCGTAAAAACGAGCTCAACAAACAGAGATTTCTATTTCGTCGAAATTTTCATTTTACAGATCAATTTCAATCAGATGAAATTCAGCCTGAATTTAGGAGGATTATAGTTCGCGACTATAAGATTCTCTATAAAGAAGTGGAGGGGATTGTTTATATTGTCAAAATTTTTTCAACAAAACAAAATCCAAGTAAACAATTGTAAAAAGAACTCATAAGAGTTCTTTTTTTGTAATAGTTACTAATTGAGATCTGTTTGCCATTCCTTCAAAAATTACTATTTTTGCACTCTAAATTTTATGTCATGCCGAAAAGAAAATATAAAATAGCCGTTATTCAGTTAAACCTGAACGATGTTGCCGAGAATAATCTTAAAAAATGCATCAGCTGGGTAAAAGACGCAGCTACTAAAGGTGCTGAAGTTATATTACTGCCTGAATTATATAGCAGTCATTATTTTTGCCAAAGCGAAGATGTTGATAATTTTGCATTAGCAGAACCGCTTTATAGCACTTCATTTATTGCTTTTAGCGC is a window from the Flavobacterium cupriresistens genome containing:
- a CDS encoding DUF2157 domain-containing protein, with the protein product MTQLEEQATQQLFEKNFITEEQHNQIKEYRSLGVFSLHAELKVFLYISVLLFTSGIGILIYKNIDTIGHIAILTLLLIAIGVCFYFCFKNSKGFQKSETSFENPVLEYLVLAANILTCIFIGYLQFQYKPFGTSYGLATLVPTIVSFFCAYYFDNRSVLTIAITGLAAYVGFSVTPQDLLTSDFYSHQGLSYSAIVLGGLLILWTIYSSRIQLKTHFNLIYLTFALHMISIALISNLLDVFDWIWFVFAFVLGASCFYFYKVSHEVKAISLFVFTIIYAYIGINIVLFRFLEHIDFSEIWEIFVLAIPAYFIGSIVLFIKLIKNFNKEIAL
- the ytxJ gene encoding bacillithiol system redox-active protein YtxJ; this encodes MGFLNSIFGNSDHSDSQKSNINWIPLTNLTQLDDIANISNVKPIVIFKHSTRCSISRMALKQFEKEYDLNETVDAFFLDLIEHRDVSNEIANKFNVHHESPQLLLIKNGKAVYNVSHSDIDAEALKTKV
- the clpB gene encoding ATP-dependent chaperone ClpB → MNINKFTTKSQEAIQLSQQLAQRYGQQQIENEHIFKAIFEVDENVAPFILKKLNVNVPLFLQILDSTLQSFPKVSGGDIMLSRDANKALNEAEIIAQKMDDEYVSIEHLILAIFDSKSKVAQILKDQGVTGKALKATIAELRKGERVTSASAEETYNSLNKYAKNLNELARTGKLDPVIGRDEEIRRVLQILTRRTKNNPMLVGEPGVGKTAIAEGLAHRIVDGDVPENLKDKVVFSLDMGALIAGAKYKGEFEERLKSVVKEVTAAEGDIVLFIDEIHTLVGAGGGEGAMDAANILKPALARGELRAIGATTLDEYQKYFEKDKALERRFQKILIDEPDTESAISILRGIKEKYETHHKVQIKDEAIIAAVELSQRYITNRFLPDKAIDLMDEAASKLRMEINSKPEELDVLDRKIMQLEIEIEAIKREKEESKLKILGMDLANLKEERNEIYTKWKSEKDVVDGVQAVKLEIEDFKHEAERAEREGDYGKVAEIRYGKIKEAQERLDVLLKQLQEYQSGNSLIKEEVTREDIAEVVAKWTGIPVMKMLQTEREKLLHLEDELHKRVVGQEEAIEAVSDAVRRSRAGLQDMKKPVGTFLLLGTTGVGKTELAKALAEYLFDDENAMTRIDMSEYQERHSVSRLVGAPPGYVGYDEGGQLTEAVRRKPYSVILLDEIEKAHPDTFNILLQVLDEGRLTDNKGRLADFKNTIIIMTSNMGSQIIQEKFDNLKGGIEAATEAAKVEVLALLKQTVRPEFINRIDEIVLFTPLTIENISRIVSLQLKSVTKMLALQGITMDATPEAIAYLSDKGYDTQFGARPVKRVIQREVLNQLSKEILANNITTDSIILIDAFDGKLVFRNQTHKVD
- a CDS encoding DUF808 domain-containing protein, with the translated sequence MASGFFVLLDDIAAIMDDVAVMSKVAAKKTAGILGDDLAVNAEKASGFASSRELPVLWAISKGSLLNKIIILPIAFLLSAFFPIAIIVILVLGGLFLAYEGAEKIYEFFFPHQHASEGITEETFTEEEILALEKDKIKSAIVTDFILSVEIVIIALGTVIGQPISSQIAVVSIIALIATIGVYGIVAIIVRMDEVGFKMIQHSKKEKSILKTIGNLLVQALPKVIKALTVIGTIALILVAGGLFVHNIEFFHHLLPQFPSILKEFIVGLVVGFIVLAIVNLLKKLFGKKAH